Proteins encoded by one window of Polyangiaceae bacterium:
- a CDS encoding zinc-binding dehydrogenase, whose translation MRAYVIEQAGGAEQLLLRELPLPTPAEGWALIRVRAFGLNRSEWFTRNGDSPSVHFPRVLGIECCGVVEAAPGTDLAPGARVVAMMGGMGREFDGSYAEYTCVPREHVFELQTSLESERLAALPEMLQTTHGSLQTGLEIDRAETLLIRGGTSSIGYAALALAKALGKRVATTSRSAARRDALLAAGADHVFIDTGKLADEVREYYGGQGAERVLELIGTKTLLDSLAATRAGGIVCMTGILGGEWTLGQFTPMGDIPTGVKLTSYSGGSSDISQAELQQYVDLVEQGKLSLQLGPVMPFEALQDAHRLMDQNNAGGKIVISVS comes from the coding sequence ATGCGGGCGTACGTCATCGAGCAAGCCGGCGGTGCGGAGCAGTTGCTACTGCGTGAGCTCCCGCTGCCCACCCCCGCGGAAGGTTGGGCACTCATCCGCGTCAGGGCCTTTGGCTTGAATCGGTCGGAGTGGTTCACTCGCAATGGCGACTCGCCTAGCGTGCACTTTCCGCGAGTCTTGGGCATCGAGTGTTGCGGGGTAGTCGAAGCCGCCCCGGGCACCGACTTGGCGCCGGGCGCGCGCGTCGTGGCGATGATGGGGGGTATGGGGCGCGAGTTCGATGGCTCGTACGCGGAGTACACTTGCGTCCCTCGGGAGCACGTATTCGAGCTACAAACGTCCCTCGAGAGTGAGCGCCTGGCTGCCCTGCCGGAGATGCTGCAAACCACCCACGGGTCGCTCCAGACGGGGCTCGAAATAGACCGTGCGGAAACTTTGCTGATCCGTGGGGGAACGTCGTCTATCGGCTACGCGGCGCTCGCCCTAGCCAAGGCGCTCGGAAAGCGGGTCGCTACCACCTCTCGAAGCGCCGCTCGCCGAGATGCTCTGCTCGCTGCGGGCGCGGACCACGTGTTCATCGATACTGGCAAGCTCGCTGATGAGGTTCGTGAGTACTACGGCGGCCAAGGTGCAGAGCGGGTGCTCGAGTTGATCGGGACCAAGACGCTGCTTGACTCTCTCGCTGCGACCCGAGCCGGTGGCATCGTGTGCATGACAGGCATCCTCGGAGGCGAATGGACCCTTGGCCAGTTCACGCCGATGGGAGACATCCCAACCGGGGTGAAGCTAACTAGCTACTCCGGTGGCTCTTCGGACATTTCGCAAGCCGAGCTTCAGCAATACGTCGATCTCGTCGAGCAGGGAAAGCTGTCCCTCCAGCTCGGTCCCGTGATGCCGTTCGAAGCGCTTCAAGATGCGCACCGCCTGATGGATCAGAACAACGCCGGTGGGAAGATCGTGATCTCAGTGAGCTAG